A stretch of DNA from Manihot esculenta cultivar AM560-2 chromosome 7, M.esculenta_v8, whole genome shotgun sequence:
aattatttttatttattattttaataataaaagattgagatattactattttaatttttaaaaatcagtaaatttatagattttatctattatttattttatttattaacattataaataattttaatttttaaaatataaaaaattattatcctataagtataaaatttgttatacttataaaaattaatttacaccGACTCCatgttatataaaaattaatttttaattttaattaagtataaaaatttttataattataaaaatcaatttagacAGACTTctgaatataaaattaatttttaattaagtataaattaatttttaatagtattaagaaaaataaaatttagaattatatttgaaattttttaataatattaaaaaaaataaaacagagagaaaaatagaataaaaaacttTTGAAAGAAATACCCATTAAATAATTGAGACGTATAgattaagattttttaaaatgtaaaaaatattttaatatattttttaacataaataaattaattaattaatttctcgtAATTTTCACTTTCTTATACAATGGAGTGATAGCAAGCATCCCAAATTACTATACAACCTATGCTTGTTTCCTGTGAAAAGCAAATCACATGATGCAAAATTTTCCTggaaactaaaaattttattaacatagcttgaaaattgttccaataaTTATTATACAACCAATCAATCCATTAACCCAGAattaaaattcagaaaaaaaaataaaaaaaaatatttttgaaaatcaaTATTTAGGGAGGAGACACTCTTTAGGAAGATTGTTTTGGAATCTCTTATTATCTTGGCAATAGTCATAAATCATATGGTGCAGCCTCACCCACTTGAACCATCTTCTCTGTGTTGATGTAAGAGTTGAGTATCTGTCTTTATTCCACCAATTTGTGGAGCTTTCAGCTCTGCAAAACCTAGGATTTCCATTCCAAACACAAGCATCAATGTTGTAATTTCTGAATGAAGCTATGAAGGGACCTTTTGACCAATCAACCTTGTCTTTTCCACCTCTTGTTGCCCAGCTGTCACCATTCCATAGGCTGATTTTTATCCCCATTGGCTGCCACCTAGGATATGCTACTCCTTTGTCTGCATGGTTTCTGTATACTCTTATTGGAATCCAGTCCACCATAAACCTGTTGGAAAATCAATTTATATTGTCTTTATCTTATAATTAGAGAAATTTTatgattatattaaattataaattttgaattaataattttaaaattagttttcttgaaaaagaaacaaagaattACTTAATTAGAAAATAATGCTTACACAATCTGGTGAAGGTTCCACAAGACAGAATAAGTATGGAAGTCTTTAGTAGGATCAAACCAAAGATAAATTCTTTCTTCACGATCATCAAACCCATCAGCAAACACATTTGTCTGAAGAATATATGGCTGCCCACTCACATTCCCAAGAAACTCAAAATCTATCTCATCTCGATTTGGTTGATCTGATGTCAACtgcaattatttaatttattaattcataaaaaaaaatcaaattttaacccataaataaataatcccaaaaaaaaaaaaaaattctactcACATAAAATGCCACAACTGTTCCTGCTGAATGTCCTGTAACTAGTTTGATTTGCATATCAATCCGACCGAACAAGAACATCTGGTTCGATGCAAATCCGGATCCTATAGACGAGATTAATTCTTACAGATAtagcagaaaagaaaataaaattatatcggtcgcaaatttaataatttttatacataCCAGATTCTTGGTCAAGTTTCAAGCTTCTTGTCCTACCATCAGCAGAAGTGTTGACATGGCTAGGAGACCATGTTACAAAGAAATCTTGATTGAAATTTCCAGTGGAAACAACGGAAGAGAATGAAATTTGTAATAAATTGgctaaaataatttcaattaagAGTATGAATTTGAAAATGTTTGACATGATTTTTGGTGAATTTTGGCTTGATGGGGTGACAAGGAAATGGCTGATATGCTATATATACGCATTGCATGAGATGATTTTCTCAAGAAAGAATATCTTTAGAGAGAAGCAAAGGAATATCAAGCTGTTAGCatatattatacatatatattaattaattatggttTCACTGAACACTCataaatttaatctaatttaatCTAGTGATAAGTGTATCTAAGTAAATTTGAGAAGTCTCAGATTCTACTCCTCtaatctctattttaaaaaaaaaaaattacgttttcactcaattatttttttaaaaatgacttatttttttataattattt
This window harbors:
- the LOC110619643 gene encoding probable xyloglucan endotransglucosylase/hydrolase protein 10; translation: MSNIFKFILLIEIILANLLQISFSSVVSTGNFNQDFFVTWSPSHVNTSADGRTRSLKLDQESGSGFASNQMFLFGRIDMQIKLVTGHSAGTVVAFYLTSDQPNRDEIDFEFLGNVSGQPYILQTNVFADGFDDREERIYLWFDPTKDFHTYSVLWNLHQIVFMVDWIPIRVYRNHADKGVAYPRWQPMGIKISLWNGDSWATRGGKDKVDWSKGPFIASFRNYNIDACVWNGNPRFCRAESSTNWWNKDRYSTLTSTQRRWFKWVRLHHMIYDYCQDNKRFQNNLPKECLLPKY